One region of Glycine max cultivar Williams 82 chromosome 9, Glycine_max_v4.0, whole genome shotgun sequence genomic DNA includes:
- the LOC102660859 gene encoding F-box protein At3g56470, whose protein sequence is MHSLLWEAIITKIVAKRMKRRNKKRNLRKKYYEDWSSIPSLPLKAVRRRFSVKCRKKIHRRKKELKKKNFADWSSLPRGILEMVAERLTFIDCLSISKVCTSWNRVLGEELPRWQRHGFPWLLVSDQQNKEIRTCISILENRVWELELSEAYGKYCWGSFCDWLIMVKKIDNFHLEVNLLNPFSGRQISLPLIWNFYHKMVHSGLPSENNFICMLLHSQYCELAFWVPGANSWRKHKLTGEPFEDAVFCNGSFYLLADGFNIWQIDVRSIYSSISKGDDDFGTQSKIETQFLEVQRPEILQEGIILHNHHDYQILRYLVESCGELLLVCRYFSTKQDAVLETLKFEVYSLDFCQLSWKKVEDLGDQMIFLGKCSSTSFSAMELGAGIRNSIFFCNDPIVPWWNEWDSDHLKGILTRFGANRTDVSNWGIFRLGNEDGEPFCFHGDIDHWTYTWFTAPSWWCYRNIPPEGSS, encoded by the coding sequence ATGCATTCATTACTGTGGGAAGCTATCATCACAAAAATTGTTGCCAAAAGgatgaaaagaagaaataaaaaaagaaacttgagAAAGAAATACTATGAGGATTGGTCAAGTATCCCTTCATTGCCGTTGAAAGCAGTCAGGAGAAGATTTAGTGTcaaatgtagaaaaaaaatacacagaagaaaaaaagaattgaaaaagaaaaactttgcaGATTGGTCTAGTCTCCCTCGAGGTATACTTGAGATGGTTGCTGAAAGACTGACCTTTATCGATTGCTTATCAATCAGCAAAGTTTGTACAAGTTGGAATAGAGTTCTTGGTGAAGAACTTCCTAGGTGGCAAAGGCATGGATTTCCTTGGCTCTTGGTGTCAGATCAGCAGAACAAAGAGATTAGAACTTGTATCAGTATATTGGAGAATCGTGTTTGGGAGTTGGAGTTATCAGAGGCATATGGAAAGTATTGTTGGGGATCATTTTGTGATTGGTTaattatggtaaaaaaaattgacaatttcCATCTTGAAGTTAACTTGTTGAATCCATTTTCAGGACGCCAAATTAGTCTCCCTTTAATATGGAACTTTTACCACAAGATGGTGCATTCAGGGCTTCCCTCTGAGAATAACTTTATTTGCATGCTTCTACACAGCCAGTACTGTGAGCTGGCTTTTTGGGTCCCAGGAGCAAATTCATGGCGTAAACATAAACTAACGGGTGAGCCATTTGAGGATGCTGTATTTTGTAATGGAAGCTTTTACCTCCTGGCTGATGGATTTAATATATGGCAAATTGATGTTCGAAGTATCTACTCTAGCATTAGCAAAGGTGATGATGATTTTGGAACACAGTCCAAGATAGAAACACAGTTTCTTGAAGTACAAAGGCCTGAGATATTACAAGAAGGGATTATATTACACAATCATCATGACTATCAAATTTTAAGATATCTTGTGGAGTCTTGTGGGGAGCTTTTGCTTGTTTGTAGATATTTTAGTACCAAACAAGATGCGGTGCTTGAGACCCTAAAATTCGAGGTATATTCATTGGACTTTTGTCAATTATCTTGGAAGAAGGTTGAGGATTTGGGGGATCAAATGATATTTTTGGGGAAATGTTCCTCAACATCCTTCTCTGCAATGGAACTTGGAGCTGGAATTAGAAACAGCATTTTTTTCTGCAATGATCCAATTGTTCCTTGGTGGAATGAATGGGATTCTGATCATTTAAAAGGTATATTAACCCGTTTTGGCGCCAATAGGACTGACGTAAGCAATTGGGGCATTTTCAGGCTTGGCAATGAGGATGGCGAGCCGTTTTGCTTCCATGGTGATATAGACCATTGGACATACACCTGGTTTACTGCACCTTCATGGTGGTGTTATAgaaatattcctccagaaggaaGCAGTTAA